One stretch of Pseudoramibacter sp. DNA includes these proteins:
- a CDS encoding hydantoinase/oxoprolinase family protein, with amino-acid sequence MKTEKAKRMCILGIDTGGTTTDAVLYDPRTETVVAKGMAPTTRQDLKNGIHQSMDGLRPVDGADLHAVEIGKVVLSTTLATNAIVEGQGRPTGLILIGSRPKGELPTENVVQVAGKINIKGRETEPVNPDEIEQAVAALLPKVEAMAVSGMMSVRNNAHELAVKKAIRCHSAMPVVCGHELSSQLGYHDRTVTTVLNASLIPIIQNFARAVRETMDERGITAPVYLVKGDGALASLATISEKPIETILSGPAASILGAMTLADTDSGIVADMGGTTTDTGVVRHHRLTLSPVGAKVGKWQTQVDSAKLSTFGLGGDTEIYPEKGKPVLTAHRVAPACRGGGAEDLTPTDLLCAEGSLTRWDTAASQHALAFQSRWAGLEAKDYLDQAKALVLDRIRNRVFEEPDYQDAADQHLPVIAIGAPAKTWYSLMAEQADITRPIVVPPHFEVANAVGAATAAIEERVNALVRPDEAEEGYVAHVEGQSEFFKDKDEAVVFAKAKAGEIAQKRAEAQGPEAIHTEVSDKDIKQKIGWRWHYVETQVRAVARSGHLELVEEAEKPAFEKHFD; translated from the coding sequence ATGAAGACAGAAAAAGCAAAACGCATGTGTATTCTGGGCATCGACACCGGGGGCACGACGACGGACGCCGTACTCTACGATCCCCGGACGGAAACCGTCGTGGCCAAGGGCATGGCGCCGACCACCCGGCAGGATCTCAAAAACGGCATTCACCAGAGCATGGACGGCCTGCGGCCCGTGGACGGCGCCGATCTGCACGCCGTTGAAATCGGCAAGGTGGTGCTGTCCACGACCCTGGCGACCAATGCCATCGTCGAAGGCCAGGGCCGGCCCACAGGGCTGATCCTCATCGGCTCCCGGCCCAAGGGCGAGCTGCCCACGGAAAACGTGGTGCAGGTCGCCGGGAAAATTAACATCAAGGGCCGGGAAACCGAACCCGTAAATCCCGACGAAATCGAACAGGCGGTGGCGGCCCTTTTGCCGAAGGTTGAAGCCATGGCCGTGTCCGGCATGATGAGCGTGCGCAACAACGCCCACGAACTGGCCGTGAAGAAGGCGATCCGCTGCCATTCGGCGATGCCCGTGGTCTGCGGCCACGAGCTGTCATCCCAGCTCGGCTACCACGACCGGACGGTGACGACGGTGCTCAACGCGAGTCTCATTCCGATCATTCAGAATTTCGCCAGAGCCGTTCGGGAAACCATGGACGAACGGGGCATCACCGCGCCGGTGTACCTGGTCAAGGGGGACGGCGCCCTGGCGAGCCTCGCCACCATTTCGGAAAAGCCCATCGAGACCATTTTGTCCGGTCCGGCGGCGAGCATCCTCGGCGCCATGACCCTGGCGGACACCGACAGCGGCATCGTCGCGGACATGGGGGGCACCACCACGGACACCGGCGTGGTGCGCCATCACCGGCTGACCCTGTCGCCGGTGGGCGCCAAAGTGGGCAAATGGCAGACTCAGGTGGATTCAGCGAAGCTGTCCACTTTCGGTCTCGGCGGGGATACGGAAATATATCCCGAAAAAGGGAAGCCCGTGCTCACGGCGCACCGGGTCGCACCGGCCTGCCGGGGCGGCGGCGCGGAAGATCTGACGCCGACGGATCTGCTGTGCGCCGAAGGGAGTCTGACCCGGTGGGACACCGCCGCCTCTCAGCACGCCCTGGCGTTTCAGAGCCGGTGGGCCGGTCTGGAGGCTAAAGATTATTTGGATCAGGCTAAGGCCCTGGTGCTCGACCGCATCCGGAACCGGGTCTTTGAGGAACCGGATTATCAGGACGCCGCGGATCAGCATCTGCCGGTGATCGCCATCGGTGCGCCGGCCAAGACGTGGTACAGCCTCATGGCAGAACAGGCGGACATCACGCGGCCCATCGTGGTGCCGCCCCATTTCGAAGTGGCCAACGCCGTGGGGGCGGCGACGGCCGCCATCGAAGAACGGGTCAACGCCCTGGTGCGCCCCGACGAAGCGGAAGAAGGCTATGTGGCCCACGTGGAAGGCCAGTCTGAATTCTTCAAAGACAAGGACGAGGCCGTGGTCTTTGCCAAAGCCAAAGCCGGGGAAATCGCACAGAAGCGGGCCGAAGCTCAGGGGCCGGAGGCCATTCACACCGAGGTTTCAGATAAGGACATCAAACAGAAAATCGGCTGGCGCTGGCATTATGTGGAAACCCAGGTCCGGGCGGTGGCCCGGTCCGGCCACCTCGAACTGGTGGAAGAAGCGGAAAAGCCGGCTTTTGAGAAGCATTTTGACTAA
- the sdaAB gene encoding L-serine ammonia-lyase, iron-sulfur-dependent subunit beta: MNVMDVIGPVMVGPSSSHTAGAVRIGKVSRRLLGENVANAHIGLFGSFQATGRGHGTDKALIAGLLGMDVDDMAIPDAFEITRSIGVTFDFYEADLGEDFHPNSAKLELTGVGGKTLEIVASSIGGGRIVIQELDHLTANFSGDYPTLIVHNLDQPGHVSEVTSMLAHKSVNIATMQLYRDGRGGHAVMVLECDQEVPASALVWLKKLEGVEKVTYLSLLEDIADDRIAHHKGGQHA; this comes from the coding sequence ATGAACGTAATGGATGTGATCGGCCCGGTGATGGTCGGCCCCTCGAGTTCCCACACCGCAGGGGCAGTTCGAATCGGCAAGGTGAGCCGAAGGCTCCTCGGCGAAAATGTGGCCAATGCCCACATCGGCCTTTTCGGCTCTTTCCAGGCGACGGGACGGGGCCACGGGACCGACAAGGCGCTCATCGCCGGACTCCTCGGCATGGATGTGGACGACATGGCCATTCCGGACGCCTTCGAGATCACCCGGTCCATCGGCGTAACCTTTGATTTTTACGAAGCGGACCTCGGGGAAGATTTCCATCCCAATTCGGCGAAGCTGGAACTCACCGGCGTCGGCGGCAAGACCCTGGAAATCGTCGCCTCGTCCATCGGCGGCGGCCGCATCGTGATCCAGGAGCTGGATCATCTGACCGCCAACTTCTCCGGCGACTACCCGACCCTCATCGTTCACAACCTGGATCAGCCGGGGCACGTGTCTGAAGTCACGTCCATGCTGGCCCACAAATCGGTCAACATCGCGACCATGCAGCTGTACCGGGACGGCCGGGGCGGCCACGCGGTCATGGTTCTGGAATGCGACCAGGAAGTGCCCGCCAGCGCGCTGGTGTGGCTGAAGAAGCTCGAAGGGGTCGAAAAAGTCACCTATTTGAGCCTGCTCGAAGACATCGCGGACGACCGCATTGCACATCACAAAGGAGGACAACATGCTTGA
- the sdaAA gene encoding L-serine ammonia-lyase, iron-sulfur-dependent, subunit alpha → MLDALATVIETAEKTGKPFWQIVEEDSCQENAVEPAESFEAMRATLKAMSDSVADYDASRRSASGLVGGEGEKIEARRKAGRLICGDFVGRVMEIALKIGESNACMRRIVAAPTAGSCGVVPAVLIAVSEKEDFSEDELVQALFVAGGIGGVIGERAFLAGAAGGCQAEIGAASAMAAGALTALYGGDAAMIANAAALALKGLLGLSCDPVAGLVEVPCVKRNALGAVNAVTSADMTLAGIKSQIPPDEVIDAMRTIGRNMDPDIKETGVGGLAGTETGKAISQRIKL, encoded by the coding sequence ATGCTTGACGCACTGGCCACAGTTATTGAAACTGCAGAAAAGACGGGAAAGCCTTTTTGGCAGATCGTAGAGGAAGACAGCTGTCAGGAAAACGCCGTCGAACCGGCAGAATCCTTTGAGGCCATGCGTGCGACGTTGAAAGCCATGTCCGATTCAGTTGCCGATTACGACGCCAGCCGGCGTTCGGCCAGCGGCCTCGTGGGCGGCGAAGGCGAAAAGATCGAAGCCCGGCGCAAGGCCGGCAGACTCATCTGCGGCGACTTCGTGGGACGGGTTATGGAAATCGCCCTGAAGATCGGAGAATCCAACGCGTGCATGCGTCGGATCGTCGCGGCGCCCACAGCGGGTTCCTGCGGTGTCGTGCCCGCGGTGCTCATCGCCGTTTCCGAAAAAGAAGACTTTTCGGAAGATGAACTGGTCCAGGCTCTTTTCGTCGCCGGGGGCATCGGCGGCGTCATCGGGGAACGGGCCTTTCTCGCCGGCGCGGCTGGGGGCTGTCAGGCGGAAATCGGCGCTGCCTCGGCTATGGCGGCCGGCGCTTTGACGGCGCTTTACGGCGGAGATGCGGCGATGATCGCCAACGCCGCGGCCCTGGCCCTCAAGGGCCTTTTGGGGCTGTCCTGCGACCCAGTTGCCGGGCTCGTGGAAGTGCCGTGTGTGAAGCGCAACGCCCTCGGCGCGGTGAACGCCGTCACCTCGGCGGACATGACCCTCGCGGGGATCAAGAGTCAGATCCCGCCGGACGAAGTCATCGACGCCATGCGCACCATCGGCCGGAACATGGACCCGGACATCAAGGAAACCGGCGTCGGCGGCCTGGCCGGAACGGAAACCGGCAAGGCCATCAGCCAGCGGATTAAACTCTAA
- a CDS encoding type II toxin-antitoxin system RelE/ParE family toxin gives MIKSFVDKETNKIYHQLFSKKLPQNIQRIALRKLIMIDNAETLDDLRVPPANRLEVLSGDRKGQYSIRINKQYRICFTVRNNCDFYNVEIVDYH, from the coding sequence ATGATAAAGAGCTTTGTTGATAAAGAAACGAATAAAATATATCATCAACTATTTTCTAAGAAATTGCCGCAAAATATACAGCGGATTGCTTTGAGAAAGTTGATTATGATTGATAATGCGGAAACGCTGGACGATCTTCGTGTGCCGCCTGCAAATCGTTTGGAGGTTTTATCTGGTGATCGAAAAGGCCAGTACAGCATCCGCATTAACAAACAATATCGTATTTGCTTTACGGTTCGAAATAACTGCGATTTTTATAATGTTGAAATTGTAGATTATCATTAA
- a CDS encoding HigA family addiction module antitoxin produces the protein MNENRIETPTVGEILKEEFMEPLGLSAYKLAQDIHVPVSRIQDILHNRRKVTADTSLRLAKLFGVSDRYFLNLQDDIDIRNLKQKMQDEINGIETLQYA, from the coding sequence ATGAACGAAAACAGAATTGAAACGCCAACCGTAGGCGAAATCTTAAAAGAAGAATTCATGGAACCTTTAGGGCTTTCCGCCTATAAACTGGCTCAGGATATTCACGTGCCTGTTTCGCGGATTCAGGATATTCTGCACAATCGTCGGAAAGTTACCGCGGATACCTCCCTGCGTTTGGCGAAACTTTTTGGCGTTTCAGACCGTTATTTTTTAAATTTGCAGGACGATATTGATATCCGCAATTTAAAACAAAAAATGCAGGATGAAATCAACGGGATCGAAACCCTTCAATACGCGTAA
- a CDS encoding helix-turn-helix domain-containing protein, which yields MGRKSVKADKNIYQTSREEAGMTRAQASEALGFISESRIEKYENNKDTSPHPDEVLEMAKVYKKPSLCNYYCSHECVIGREYIPEVKFSGLEQIVLKMLASMNSLERAKDRLIDITADGEIVDDELMDFAKIENGVEEISMAAEALNLWVKNTIASGKIDSEKLEEARAQVKKS from the coding sequence ATGGGACGAAAATCAGTCAAAGCCGATAAAAACATCTATCAGACCAGCCGGGAGGAGGCCGGGATGACCCGGGCCCAGGCCAGCGAAGCCCTGGGCTTCATTTCGGAAAGCCGCATCGAAAAGTATGAAAACAACAAAGACACGTCGCCGCATCCCGATGAAGTGTTAGAGATGGCCAAGGTTTACAAAAAGCCGTCCCTGTGCAATTACTATTGTTCCCACGAATGTGTCATCGGGCGGGAATACATTCCGGAAGTGAAGTTCAGCGGGCTGGAACAGATCGTCCTGAAAATGCTGGCCTCGATGAATTCTCTGGAACGGGCGAAAGACCGCCTGATCGACATCACCGCCGATGGTGAAATCGTCGACGACGAACTGATGGACTTTGCCAAGATCGAAAACGGCGTCGAGGAAATTTCGATGGCCGCCGAGGCCCTCAACCTTTGGGTCAAGAACACGATCGCTTCGGGGAAAATCGACTCGGAAAAGCTCGAAGAAGCCAGGGCGCAGGTCAAAAAATCCTAA
- a CDS encoding Eco57I restriction-modification methylase domain-containing protein, with translation MEPTRNFEFLKNSAETAPFYSTARDIEALYTNGQYAPEAVTVRKIAENLARTIAFREHLDLPDRATFNDTLKVIRDHYILPPAMVEFLYKVKKIGNLAAHEMGDVFSKDNGLQLLRACFQLLAWYANRYCGGKVAMAQFGEPVRRTTYQTFDRKLIYIQTADGSPEDWPLYKNSRKIGDATLTDPETDARANSDDLRQAAKTRIRQYMTTSGVPYKVEWAELAYSKATKHYFRDYDVRNVLYRSGIKRNEKLTGDEWLLTDLDTAKAAITAVKNGQSALNLTHPEMPEIHLRPEQQEAVKQTKKVFKKKDRMLWNAKMRFGKTLTALELVKEEKFAKVLIMTHRPVVSDSWFDDFGKMHMAEAGYTFGSKGRGEPIQSFVNCGTPFVYFASIQDLRGSAIFGGKAGDKNREFEQIPWDLIIIDEAHEGTQTELAQNVIEGIKNKNTKILELSGTPFNLIDQYDNPEAVYTWDYVMEQQAKYDWDLKHPGQPNPYAGLPKVEMYVFDIGKDFKNKGYTDVLDKKSFNFREFFRVDDETGKLVHEKDVWQFLNNITDENSETHYPFSTETFRDRLRHTLWILPGVKEATALEVLMKRHPVFGPDYEIVNVVKNDARDDVAEASEGDLAKVRAAIGDDPGKTRTVTLTVRKLTTGVNVPEWTGVVFLSNTSSAMQYLQAAFRAQTPFACESLGQKEICYIFDFAPDRALTVMAESTQFSTGLGKRIPAQKKRQMANLLNFLPIIGKTGNRMRPYSVDKLLTQVKRVYAEKAVRTGFDDDSIYSDELLMLKEGDLKDFNDLKAIVGTSKKEKAPVQIGINDIGLTNEEYDIAEDAKKKHKKDRTPEEEALLEKERELKAQRKTMISILRGISIRIPMLIYGMDIDLAEDVTIQAFPDLVDDVSWAEFMPKGVSKAMFKKFIKYYDGDVFIEAGRIIRRRVQALDHVKPVERAEQLAQIFATFRNPDKETVLTPWRVVNLQCGKTIGGLSFYDETYHHTTEGAKDARHWVTTPYTDRVFGPKTRILEINAKTGLYPLYAAVSLYHKEAKGIVDSLGEITERQAENIWKRILKNNIFVIAKTPMAAHIAERTLTGYQKTMPTNIHYVENIVEAAREDAKAAAEQIKEDFNTVKFDCVIGNPPYQDTSIGENDNYAPPIYNQFMDLSYQLSDLVTLITPARFLFNAGSTPKDWNQKMLEDSHLKVVSYFPKSDEVFPHTDIKGGVAITLHDNNQKFDPIHIFTPYPELTKIKKKAEPKVLDERLSNYIYLQNKFDLEALYKDHPEYEKIIGSKGKDKRFRNNIFEKIDAFKEDRQNDDDIKVIGLIKNKRVWRYIARKYVDLDHENLFKYKVLVPRSNGSGALGEVLSTPLIGEPLIGYTQTFIGIGSFDKKNEAEAALKYVKSKFARVMLGILKVTQDNNRATWAEVPMQDFSSNSDIDWSKSVAEIDQQLYAKYGLSDEETAFIEEKVQAMD, from the coding sequence ATGGAACCTACACGCAATTTTGAATTTTTAAAGAACAGCGCCGAGACGGCGCCTTTTTACAGCACAGCGCGGGACATCGAAGCGCTGTACACCAACGGACAGTACGCCCCTGAGGCGGTCACAGTGCGGAAAATCGCCGAAAATCTCGCGAGGACCATCGCTTTTCGGGAACATTTGGACCTTCCGGATCGGGCGACGTTTAACGATACGCTGAAAGTGATCCGGGACCACTACATCCTGCCGCCGGCCATGGTGGAATTTCTTTACAAGGTCAAAAAAATCGGCAATCTCGCCGCGCACGAAATGGGCGACGTGTTTTCGAAGGACAACGGCCTGCAGCTTTTACGGGCGTGCTTTCAGCTGCTGGCGTGGTACGCGAACCGCTACTGCGGCGGGAAGGTCGCGATGGCCCAGTTCGGGGAGCCGGTGCGCCGCACCACCTACCAGACCTTTGACCGGAAGCTGATCTACATTCAAACGGCAGACGGCAGCCCGGAAGACTGGCCTTTGTATAAAAACAGCCGCAAGATCGGCGACGCGACCCTGACGGACCCGGAAACCGACGCCCGGGCCAACAGCGATGACCTGCGCCAGGCGGCGAAGACCCGTATCCGCCAGTACATGACGACTTCCGGCGTGCCCTACAAGGTGGAATGGGCGGAACTCGCCTACAGCAAGGCGACGAAGCATTATTTCAGGGATTACGACGTCCGCAACGTCCTGTACCGTTCGGGAATCAAGCGCAACGAGAAGCTCACCGGAGACGAATGGCTTCTCACGGATCTGGACACGGCGAAGGCGGCCATCACGGCGGTGAAAAACGGACAGTCGGCCCTGAACCTCACCCATCCGGAAATGCCGGAAATCCATCTGCGTCCGGAGCAGCAGGAAGCGGTAAAGCAGACGAAAAAGGTCTTCAAGAAAAAGGACCGGATGCTCTGGAACGCCAAGATGCGCTTCGGCAAGACCCTGACGGCCCTGGAACTCGTCAAAGAAGAAAAATTCGCAAAGGTCCTGATCATGACCCACCGGCCGGTGGTGTCGGATTCGTGGTTCGACGATTTTGGCAAGATGCACATGGCCGAAGCGGGCTACACCTTCGGTTCAAAGGGCCGGGGCGAGCCCATTCAGAGCTTTGTGAACTGCGGTACGCCTTTCGTCTATTTCGCGAGCATTCAGGATCTCCGGGGCTCGGCGATTTTCGGCGGCAAGGCCGGGGACAAGAATCGTGAATTTGAACAGATTCCCTGGGATCTCATCATCATCGACGAAGCCCACGAAGGCACCCAGACGGAGCTGGCTCAGAACGTCATCGAGGGTATTAAAAATAAAAATACAAAAATCTTAGAACTCTCTGGCACACCGTTTAATTTAATTGATCAATACGATAATCCTGAAGCGGTGTACACCTGGGACTACGTCATGGAACAGCAGGCGAAGTACGACTGGGATCTGAAGCATCCCGGCCAGCCGAACCCCTATGCCGGGCTGCCGAAGGTGGAAATGTACGTCTTCGACATCGGCAAAGACTTCAAGAACAAGGGCTACACCGATGTCTTGGATAAGAAATCCTTTAACTTTCGGGAATTTTTCAGAGTCGATGACGAAACGGGCAAGCTCGTCCACGAAAAGGACGTGTGGCAGTTCCTCAACAACATCACCGACGAAAACAGCGAGACCCATTATCCGTTCTCGACCGAGACATTCCGGGACCGTCTGCGCCACACCCTGTGGATTCTGCCGGGGGTGAAGGAAGCGACGGCCTTAGAGGTCCTTATGAAACGGCATCCGGTGTTCGGCCCGGATTACGAGATCGTCAATGTCGTGAAGAACGACGCGCGGGACGACGTGGCCGAAGCGAGCGAAGGGGATCTGGCCAAGGTGCGGGCCGCCATCGGGGACGACCCGGGGAAAACCCGGACGGTCACCCTCACGGTGCGCAAGCTGACGACTGGGGTCAACGTGCCGGAGTGGACCGGCGTCGTGTTTTTGTCGAACACGAGTTCGGCCATGCAGTACCTCCAGGCGGCGTTCCGGGCCCAGACGCCTTTCGCCTGTGAATCTTTGGGGCAGAAGGAAATCTGCTACATCTTCGACTTTGCGCCGGATCGGGCGCTGACGGTTATGGCGGAATCGACCCAGTTCAGCACCGGCCTCGGCAAGCGGATACCGGCCCAGAAGAAGCGGCAGATGGCGAATCTCCTCAACTTCCTGCCGATCATCGGCAAAACGGGCAACCGCATGCGGCCCTACAGCGTGGACAAGCTGCTGACTCAGGTGAAGCGGGTGTACGCGGAAAAGGCGGTGCGCACGGGCTTCGACGACGACTCGATTTATTCCGACGAGCTCCTCATGCTCAAAGAGGGGGATCTCAAGGATTTCAACGACCTCAAGGCCATCGTCGGCACGAGCAAAAAGGAAAAGGCGCCGGTGCAGATCGGCATCAACGATATCGGTTTAACGAACGAAGAGTACGATATTGCAGAAGACGCGAAGAAAAAGCACAAAAAAGACCGAACTCCTGAAGAAGAGGCTTTGCTCGAAAAAGAACGGGAACTCAAGGCTCAGCGCAAGACGATGATTTCCATTCTCCGGGGCATTTCGATCCGCATCCCGATGCTCATTTACGGCATGGACATCGACCTCGCCGAGGACGTGACGATTCAGGCGTTTCCGGACCTCGTGGACGACGTGTCCTGGGCGGAATTCATGCCCAAAGGGGTTTCGAAGGCGATGTTCAAAAAGTTCATCAAGTATTACGACGGGGACGTGTTCATCGAAGCGGGACGGATCATCCGGCGCCGGGTTCAGGCGCTCGATCATGTGAAGCCGGTGGAGCGGGCGGAGCAGCTCGCCCAGATTTTCGCGACGTTCCGCAATCCGGATAAAGAAACGGTGCTGACGCCGTGGCGGGTCGTGAATCTCCAGTGCGGCAAGACCATCGGCGGGCTGTCATTCTACGATGAAACGTATCACCACACGACCGAGGGGGCGAAGGACGCCCGGCACTGGGTGACGACGCCCTACACGGACCGGGTTTTCGGGCCGAAGACCCGGATTCTCGAAATCAACGCGAAGACGGGACTGTACCCGCTGTACGCGGCGGTGAGCCTGTATCACAAAGAGGCGAAGGGCATCGTGGACAGCCTCGGGGAAATCACCGAGCGCCAGGCGGAAAACATCTGGAAGCGGATTCTCAAAAACAACATTTTCGTCATCGCGAAAACGCCCATGGCCGCCCACATCGCCGAACGCACCCTCACCGGCTACCAGAAGACGATGCCGACGAATATTCATTACGTCGAAAACATTGTCGAAGCGGCCCGGGAAGACGCGAAGGCGGCAGCAGAACAGATCAAGGAGGATTTTAACACCGTGAAATTTGATTGCGTCATCGGAAATCCGCCGTATCAGGATACTTCAATCGGTGAAAATGATAATTATGCACCACCAATTTACAATCAGTTTATGGATTTATCGTATCAATTATCTGATCTTGTAACGCTTATTACACCGGCACGATTTTTATTTAATGCGGGAAGTACGCCGAAAGATTGGAATCAAAAAATGCTTGAGGATTCACATTTAAAAGTTGTTAGCTATTTTCCCAAAAGCGATGAAGTATTTCCACATACAGATATAAAAGGCGGTGTTGCGATTACACTTCACGACAATAATCAAAAATTTGATCCTATTCATATTTTTACGCCATATCCTGAATTAACTAAAATAAAGAAAAAAGCAGAACCTAAAGTTTTAGATGAACGTCTTTCAAATTATATTTATTTGCAAAACAAATTTGATTTAGAAGCATTATATAAAGATCATCCAGAGTATGAAAAAATAATAGGCAGTAAAGGCAAAGATAAACGCTTTAGAAATAATATTTTTGAAAAAATCGATGCTTTTAAAGAAGATAGACAAAATGATGATGATATTAAGGTAATCGGGTTGATCAAAAATAAAAGAGTTTGGCGGTATATTGCGAGAAAATATGTCGATTTAGATCATGAAAATCTCTTTAAGTATAAAGTTTTAGTACCAAGATCAAATGGATCAGGAGCTTTAGGAGAAGTATTAAGTACACCCCTAATCGGGGAACCCCTAATCGGGTATACTCAAACATTTATAGGCATAGGTTCATTTGACAAGAAAAACGAAGCTGAAGCAGCATTGAAATATGTTAAGAGTAAATTCGCGCGAGTAATGCTTGGAATATTGAAAGTTACACAAGATAATAATAGAGCGACTTGGGCCGAAGTTCCAATGCAAGACTTCTCATCAAATTCTGACATTGACTGGTCGAAATCGGTGGCGGAAATTGATCAGCAGCTGTACGCGAAGTACGGGCTGTCGGACGAAGAAACGGCCTTTATCGAAGAAAAAGTGCAGGCGATGGATTGA
- a CDS encoding ATP-binding protein, whose protein sequence is MNEYFTYDKESPYVEQYETLQALMVNWENEVVEFKEAKGQYSEEKIGQYFSAISNEANLKNQQYGWLVLGISEKKGKRPVGTAFKQGNNSLLEKFKYTISKDTTDGITFLDIYELFPKYNGKKYRVLMFKIPAAIAGTPTEWKLRYYARSGESLVPLQQYKIDLIRSQERRDWSRQILPGSSIFDLDKDAIDYARIKYKEKMNKPHISEEIDGLNDEEFLTKLKLMYHGKLTNAAMVLLGDSEHDNLFQSAPSIMWRLFSSDGTVKDYEIFYIPFMIKFFLVFEILCIDICQINYLYFQRKRSNMILGS, encoded by the coding sequence ATGAATGAATATTTTACATATGATAAAGAGTCTCCGTATGTTGAGCAATATGAAACGTTGCAGGCTTTAATGGTCAATTGGGAGAATGAGGTTGTTGAATTTAAAGAGGCAAAGGGACAATACAGCGAAGAAAAAATAGGACAGTATTTTTCAGCTATTAGCAATGAGGCAAATTTAAAAAATCAACAGTATGGATGGCTTGTACTGGGAATTAGTGAGAAAAAAGGGAAAAGGCCTGTAGGAACGGCTTTTAAACAAGGGAACAATTCTCTTCTTGAAAAGTTTAAATATACAATCAGTAAAGATACAACAGATGGTATAACTTTTCTTGATATTTATGAATTATTTCCGAAATATAATGGGAAAAAATATCGTGTCCTAATGTTTAAAATACCAGCGGCAATTGCAGGAACACCAACAGAATGGAAATTGAGATATTATGCTAGAAGTGGTGAAAGCTTAGTCCCCTTACAACAATATAAAATCGATTTAATAAGAAGTCAGGAAAGACGCGATTGGTCTCGACAAATTCTCCCCGGTTCTTCAATTTTTGATTTGGATAAAGATGCCATTGATTATGCAAGAATAAAATATAAAGAAAAAATGAATAAACCTCATATTTCAGAAGAAATAGACGGTTTAAATGATGAAGAGTTTTTGACAAAACTTAAATTAATGTATCATGGCAAATTAACTAATGCTGCCATGGTTTTATTGGGAGATTCAGAACATGATAATCTTTTTCAAAGCGCCCCGAGTATAATGTGGAGATTATTTTCTTCAGATGGAACTGTAAAAGATTATGAGATATTTTATATACCATTTATGATAAAATTTTTCCTCGTATTCGAAATCTTGTGTATAGATATATGCCAAATCAATTATCTTTATTTCCAAAGGAAACGCAGCAATATGATACTTGGCTCTTAA
- a CDS encoding ATP-binding protein — MPNQLSLFPKETQQYDTWLLRELLNNCIAHSNYQIGGRIYINEEEDCISISNPGDFLPKKIENVLQKTYNPPFYRNQLLADSMVKFHMIDTATSGIKKVYRIQKDKFFPMPDYDFRVNNQVSVKVYGKILDDRYTYILYNHPEFDLETVYLLDQVQKGYGKTLSNEAIQYLRKYHLVEGRKNNLFLSAKVAQTIQEEAQYIKNKAFDDQYYRDLIVQYLKKYGKAQRKDIRKLLMDKLPDSLSDKQKEYKIGNLLSSLKRRGIIKTSSSNQQKSFWILA; from the coding sequence ATGCCAAATCAATTATCTTTATTTCCAAAGGAAACGCAGCAATATGATACTTGGCTCTTAAGAGAGCTATTAAACAATTGCATAGCACATTCTAATTATCAGATAGGTGGTCGCATTTATATAAACGAAGAGGAAGATTGTATTAGTATTTCAAATCCTGGCGATTTTTTACCAAAAAAAATTGAAAATGTATTGCAAAAAACTTACAATCCCCCTTTTTATCGCAATCAACTTCTAGCCGATTCCATGGTAAAATTTCATATGATTGATACAGCAACAAGTGGTATAAAAAAGGTTTATCGAATACAGAAAGATAAATTTTTCCCAATGCCTGATTATGATTTTCGTGTTAATAATCAAGTAAGTGTAAAAGTGTATGGAAAAATTTTAGATGATCGATATACTTATATTTTATACAATCATCCGGAATTTGATTTAGAGACAGTATATTTGCTTGACCAAGTGCAAAAAGGTTATGGAAAAACTTTGTCGAACGAAGCCATTCAGTATTTAAGAAAATATCATTTAGTAGAAGGACGTAAAAATAATTTATTTCTTTCTGCAAAGGTGGCTCAAACTATACAAGAAGAGGCACAATACATAAAAAATAAAGCTTTTGACGATCAATATTATAGAGATTTGATCGTTCAATATTTAAAAAAGTATGGGAAAGCGCAAAGGAAAGATATTAGAAAACTTTTAATGGATAAATTACCAGATTCATTATCCGATAAACAAAAAGAATATAAAATAGGTAATTTATTATCATCATTGAAGAGAAGAGGAATCATAAAAACCAGTTCTTCAAATCAACAAAAATCATTTTGGATTCTTGCGTAA